In the Cannabis sativa cultivar Pink pepper isolate KNU-18-1 unplaced genomic scaffold, ASM2916894v1 Contig1, whole genome shotgun sequence genome, one interval contains:
- the LOC133032954 gene encoding MADS-box transcription factor 23-like, translating into MKRQFRIEKIDDKQRRLVSFSKRKSGLFNKAKQLSHLTGAEIAVIILSETGRPYVQAFPTSSSFESLVAPFVSSSPSTSTAEATHEMTSSTTETGTSTQGEDVFNINDSLRYLLEFDVENCNDLKELEALKKKLEETRKRTAVALDLSVAEYLLSD; encoded by the coding sequence ATGAAGCGACAATTTCGTATTGAGAAAATCGACGACAAGCAACGAAGATTGGTTTCTTTTTCTAAGAGAAAATCCGGTCTCTTCAATAAGGCCAAACAGCTTTCTCACCTCACCGGCGCTGAAATCGCCGTTATCATCTTGTCCGAGACCGGTCGTCCCTACGTTCAAGCCTTCCCCACTTCTTCTTCCTTCGAGTCTCTCGTAGCTCCTTTCGTCTCATCGTCTCCCTCGACTTCCACTGCCGAAGCCACTCATGAGATGACCTCGTCGACGACAGAAACGGGGACTTCGACTCAAGGTGAAGATGTGTTCAATATTAACGATTCGTTGAGATATTTATTGGAGTTCGACGTTGAGAACTGCAACGACTTGAAAGAGCTTGAGGCACTGAAGAAGAAACTAGAAGAAACGAGAAAGAGGACTGCCGTGGCCTTGGATTTGTCAGTCGCCGAATATCTTCTTTCTGACTAG